The Oscillospiraceae bacterium genome window below encodes:
- a CDS encoding Arc family DNA-binding protein, with protein sequence MPSKLPHYALRIPKQTMDKLKYIAEYHGRSANKEIEQLILKHIADFEEENGTIA encoded by the coding sequence ATGCCATCAAAATTGCCGCATTACGCGTTGCGCATCCCGAAGCAGACCATGGATAAACTGAAATACATTGCTGAATATCATGGTCGCTCGGCAAATAAGGAAATTGAGCAATTGATTCTGAAACACATCGCCGATTTTGAAGAAGAGAACGGCACGATTGCATAA
- a CDS encoding O-acetylhomoserine aminocarboxypropyltransferase/cysteine synthase, whose protein sequence is MNKNYKFETLQLHVGQEAPDSATDARAVPIYATTSYVFKDCAQAAGRFGLSEPGNIYTRLMNPTSDVFEKRVAALEGGVAALATASGAAAVTYAIQNIAASGDNIVSDNRLYGGTYNLLAHTLPTFGIDTTFVDGSRPENFEAAINDKTKAIFIETLGNPNCTIVDVAAVADIAHRHGIPLIVDNTFATPYAFRPIEHGADIVVHSATKFIGGHGSVIGGIIVDSGKFDWAANDKFPGLSQPNPSYHGVVLAEAVGNLAYIIKIRVTLLRDTGATISPFHSFLFLQGLETLSLRVERHTENALKVVDYLANHPQVEAVNHPAITTHSDHALYNKYFPNGTGSIFTFEIKGDAERAKAFIDSLELFSLLANVADAKSLVIHPASTTHSQLNEAELLEQGIKPNAIRLSIGTEHIDDIIGDLRQAFEAVAG, encoded by the coding sequence GTGAATAAAAACTATAAATTTGAGACGCTGCAGTTGCACGTGGGGCAAGAGGCGCCAGATTCGGCGACTGACGCGCGTGCTGTGCCGATTTATGCGACGACATCATATGTATTCAAAGACTGTGCGCAAGCCGCAGGGCGGTTTGGCTTATCTGAACCGGGCAACATTTATACCAGGCTGATGAATCCCACATCGGATGTATTTGAAAAACGCGTAGCGGCGTTAGAGGGCGGTGTGGCCGCGTTGGCGACGGCATCGGGCGCGGCAGCGGTGACGTATGCTATTCAAAACATTGCAGCGTCGGGAGACAATATCGTATCGGATAACCGCTTGTACGGTGGCACGTATAACTTGCTTGCGCACACGCTGCCGACATTCGGCATTGATACGACGTTTGTTGACGGCAGTAGGCCGGAAAACTTTGAGGCAGCTATCAACGATAAAACAAAAGCGATTTTTATCGAAACACTGGGCAATCCAAACTGTACCATTGTCGATGTGGCGGCGGTTGCCGACATTGCGCATAGGCATGGCATACCGCTGATTGTCGATAACACATTTGCTACGCCGTATGCGTTTCGTCCTATAGAGCATGGTGCCGATATCGTTGTTCACTCGGCAACGAAGTTTATTGGCGGGCATGGCTCAGTGATTGGCGGTATCATCGTCGATTCGGGCAAGTTTGACTGGGCGGCGAACGATAAATTCCCCGGATTGTCGCAACCCAATCCAAGTTATCACGGTGTCGTATTGGCTGAAGCTGTCGGTAATCTCGCTTATATCATCAAAATTCGTGTCACTTTATTGCGGGACACCGGTGCAACGATTAGTCCGTTCCACTCATTCCTGTTCCTGCAAGGGCTGGAAACGCTGTCGTTACGGGTTGAACGGCATACTGAAAACGCACTGAAAGTGGTTGACTATTTGGCTAACCATCCGCAGGTGGAGGCTGTTAATCATCCTGCCATCACAACACATTCCGACCATGCGTTATATAACAAATACTTTCCGAATGGCACGGGGTCAATCTTTACGTTTGAAATCAAGGGTGATGCTGAGCGTGCCAAAGCCTTTATTGACAGCTTGGAGTTATTCTCGCTGCTTGCCAATGTCGCCGACGCAAAGTCGCTTGTTATCCACCCGGCCAGCACGACGCACTCACAGTTGAATGAAGCTGAATTGCTGGAACAAGGCATTAAACCCAATGCTATTCGATTGTCGATTGGAACTGAGCATATTGATGATATTATTGGAGATTTGAGGCAGGCGTTTGAGGCTGTAGCGGGCTAG
- the rpoD gene encoding RNA polymerase sigma factor RpoD — protein MTEQEKNIGQIAETQKGKSELEKQLDALEGLLELGKKKGGKLENEEIANALEDVTVEPEQVDDLFESLEKGGIDVNLEEATLEIESLEPLELPVMELEEPPEGVPLMPVDEEVSPEELANPELLAENFSLDDPVRMYLKEIGKVPLLSGDEEVDLARRMMEGDEKAKMQLAEANLRLVVSIAKRYGGRGMLFLDLIQEGNLGLIKAVEKFDYTKGYKFSTYATWWIRQAITRAIADQARTIRIPVHMVETINRLIRVSRQLLQEYGRDPTAEEIAVEMGITIEKVHEIMKIAQEPVSLETPIGEEEDSHLGDFIPDEGASEPSEAASYTLLKEQLIDVLETLTAREAKVLKLRFGIEDGRARTLEEVGREFNVTRERIRQIEAKALRKLRHPSRSKKLRDYLN, from the coding sequence ATGACAGAACAAGAGAAAAACATTGGACAAATAGCCGAAACGCAAAAAGGTAAAAGTGAGCTGGAAAAGCAGCTTGACGCGCTGGAAGGACTGCTCGAATTAGGGAAGAAAAAAGGCGGTAAACTGGAAAATGAAGAGATTGCCAATGCGCTGGAAGATGTAACTGTTGAGCCCGAGCAAGTCGATGATTTGTTCGAGAGCTTAGAAAAAGGCGGCATTGATGTCAATCTAGAAGAAGCGACGCTGGAAATTGAGTCGCTTGAACCGCTCGAATTGCCTGTTATGGAACTGGAAGAGCCGCCGGAAGGCGTGCCTTTGATGCCGGTTGACGAGGAAGTTTCGCCTGAGGAACTGGCAAATCCCGAGTTGTTAGCCGAGAATTTTTCGCTCGATGATCCGGTGCGGATGTACCTCAAAGAAATCGGTAAAGTGCCGCTGTTGAGCGGCGATGAAGAGGTTGATTTGGCGCGGCGTATGATGGAAGGTGACGAGAAGGCTAAAATGCAGTTGGCTGAGGCCAATTTGCGTTTGGTCGTCAGCATTGCCAAACGCTATGGCGGGCGCGGAATGCTGTTCCTTGATTTGATTCAAGAGGGCAATTTGGGCTTGATTAAGGCCGTTGAGAAGTTCGACTACACTAAGGGCTACAAATTTTCAACCTACGCGACGTGGTGGATTCGGCAAGCAATTACGCGTGCCATTGCCGACCAGGCGCGGACGATACGCATTCCCGTGCATATGGTGGAGACGATTAATCGCTTGATTCGTGTATCGCGGCAGTTGCTGCAGGAGTATGGGCGTGACCCGACAGCTGAGGAGATTGCTGTTGAGATGGGCATTACCATTGAAAAAGTGCATGAGATTATGAAAATTGCGCAGGAACCGGTATCTTTGGAAACACCGATTGGTGAGGAAGAGGATAGTCATTTGGGCGACTTTATTCCCGATGAGGGCGCCAGTGAGCCATCAGAGGCAGCAAGCTATACGCTGCTGAAAGAGCAGCTGATAGATGTGTTGGAAACGCTGACGGCACGGGAGGCAAAGGTGCTGAAGCTGCGGTTCGGCATTGAGGACGGGCGCGCGAGAACGCTGGAAGAAGTAGGGCGCGAGTTTAACGTCACACGCGAACGCATTCGGCAAATCGAGGCCAAAGCGCTGCGGAAATTGCGGCACCCGAGCCGGAGCAAGAAGTTGAGGGACTACTTGAATTAG
- a CDS encoding deoxyguanosinetriphosphate triphosphohydrolase: protein MQCRIEQQNRERNTLSRYAAYSDVCDVRTMPEEPCPTRTCFQRDIDRITHSKAFRRLMHKTQMFLKPEGDHYRTRLTHTLEVARIARTMARALRLNEDLAEAIALGHDLGHTPFGHTGEDILNEVMPGGFTHNAQSLRVVEVLEKDGQGLNLTEVVRNGIQHHSGGTPPVTLEGRLVHKADRIAYINHDIDDALRGGLLKPSDLPGNCIAVLGDSHSTRINTLISDVIENSFDKSNILMSPRVETAMLDLRQFLFDNVYLESAAKDENAKAQSLVKLLFNYYIDRPEVLPDEYDKSDVSRGACDYIAGMTDQFAVSTFRMLFEPQGWEA, encoded by the coding sequence ATGCAGTGCCGAATTGAACAGCAGAATCGTGAGCGAAACACTTTGTCACGTTATGCGGCGTATAGTGATGTCTGTGATGTGCGTACCATGCCCGAAGAACCATGTCCGACGCGGACTTGTTTTCAGCGCGATATTGACCGTATTACGCACAGCAAAGCGTTTCGCCGCCTGATGCACAAGACGCAGATGTTTCTCAAACCAGAAGGAGACCATTATCGTACACGGTTGACGCATACATTGGAAGTGGCGCGGATTGCGCGGACAATGGCGCGGGCATTGCGGCTCAATGAAGACTTGGCTGAAGCGATTGCGCTGGGGCATGACCTGGGTCATACGCCATTTGGGCATACCGGTGAGGATATTCTCAACGAAGTGATGCCCGGCGGGTTTACGCACAATGCCCAGAGTTTACGAGTTGTTGAAGTGCTGGAAAAGGACGGACAGGGCTTAAACTTGACCGAGGTGGTACGCAATGGCATTCAGCACCATTCAGGCGGCACGCCGCCTGTAACGCTGGAAGGGCGGCTGGTACATAAAGCCGACAGGATTGCTTATATCAACCATGATATTGATGATGCATTGCGCGGCGGGCTGCTAAAACCCTCTGATTTGCCGGGTAACTGCATTGCGGTGCTGGGCGACAGCCACAGTACACGCATTAACACGCTGATTTCTGATGTCATTGAGAACAGCTTTGACAAGTCTAATATTCTTATGTCGCCGCGGGTTGAAACGGCGATGTTGGACTTGCGGCAATTTTTATTCGACAATGTGTATCTCGAATCGGCGGCCAAAGACGAAAATGCTAAGGCGCAGTCGTTGGTAAAGTTGCTGTTTAATTACTATATCGACCGTCCCGAAGTACTGCCCGATGAGTATGACAAATCCGATGTCAGCCGTGGGGCGTGCGATTATATTGCGGGGATGACCGACCAGTTTGCTGTTAGTACGTTTAGGATGTTATTTGAGCCGCAAGGATGGGAGGCGTAG
- a CDS encoding sugar phosphate nucleotidyltransferase translates to MTKPTLVIMAAGMGSRFGGLKQIEPVGKHDELLMEYAVYDAIQAGFGKVLFVIKEEMLDDFKENVGARIAEHIDVDYCFQCNDNLPDGFAYPDGRQKPWGTGHAVVSCLGSISTPFCVINADDFYGRDAFMTVAKFLATMDKAQSPLQSCLIGYQAQNTMTEYGSVSRACCEMDADGNLISLTERTELQMRDGRLHDNITGEDLDADTPVSVTMFGLPPEILPLLWQEFEALLQAHKDDLSNVEFYLPTAIDALLKKGKLKMKVVPTESRWYGFTYREDREKVVAALSAMTESGAYLTPLWE, encoded by the coding sequence ATGACAAAACCAACCCTAGTGATTATGGCGGCCGGGATGGGCAGCCGGTTTGGTGGCTTGAAGCAAATTGAGCCAGTGGGCAAGCACGATGAATTATTGATGGAATACGCTGTATATGATGCAATACAGGCTGGATTCGGCAAAGTTCTATTTGTTATTAAAGAGGAAATGCTGGACGACTTCAAAGAAAATGTCGGTGCCAGGATCGCTGAGCATATTGACGTTGATTATTGTTTCCAGTGCAATGACAATTTGCCCGATGGCTTTGCCTATCCTGATGGGCGACAAAAGCCTTGGGGGACAGGGCATGCTGTGGTGAGTTGCCTTGGCAGCATTTCAACGCCGTTCTGCGTCATCAATGCTGATGATTTTTATGGGCGCGATGCTTTTATGACAGTAGCGAAGTTTTTAGCGACTATGGACAAGGCACAATCGCCGTTGCAAAGCTGCCTTATCGGCTATCAGGCGCAAAATACTATGACGGAGTACGGCTCGGTATCACGAGCATGTTGTGAGATGGACGCTGACGGCAATCTTATCTCGTTGACTGAGCGCACTGAGTTGCAAATGCGTGACGGGCGGCTGCATGACAATATCACAGGCGAAGACTTGGATGCTGATACGCCGGTGTCGGTGACGATGTTTGGTCTGCCGCCGGAAATTCTGCCATTGCTGTGGCAGGAGTTTGAGGCGTTGTTGCAAGCACATAAGGATGACTTATCAAACGTTGAATTTTACCTGCCGACAGCAATTGACGCATTGCTTAAAAAAGGAAAGCTTAAAATGAAAGTCGTGCCGACTGAGAGTCGTTGGTATGGGTTTACCTATCGTGAAGATCGCGAGAAAGTTGTGGCAGCGTTGTCGGCGATGACGGAGAGTGGTGCGTATTTAACGCCGTTGTGGGAATGA
- a CDS encoding VTT domain-containing protein, which translates to MKMHKALIAVAMVVFFCLLLAMVVQLFPLIRGIITHTDDETTLVTTVQSFGWRGVPALIGLAALQVIVPIIPAPAVGVLTGLSYGIFFGPFIFLAGVALGNMFVVVSVRQFDGLIKAKKTPKNKLKKSHRTIKRPEFAAFLLTLLPWVSSVGPYLFAETKIILWKYIIAVVAGSVPSAVFYVFLGDRISQGSYTTAIVMGAVVAVALAVALIFRKRLMAALMEEPQAAAVREEQV; encoded by the coding sequence ATGAAGATGCACAAGGCTTTAATCGCAGTCGCTATGGTGGTGTTTTTTTGTCTCTTGCTTGCCATGGTGGTACAATTGTTTCCCCTTATTCGGGGTATTATCACCCATACCGATGACGAAACAACGCTTGTGACAACGGTGCAATCTTTTGGGTGGCGGGGCGTTCCCGCTTTGATTGGGTTGGCGGCGTTGCAAGTTATTGTACCAATTATTCCGGCGCCGGCAGTCGGAGTGCTGACCGGATTAAGTTATGGTATTTTTTTTGGGCCGTTTATCTTTCTTGCCGGAGTGGCGTTGGGGAATATGTTCGTTGTGGTTTCGGTTCGTCAATTCGACGGGCTGATCAAGGCTAAAAAGACGCCTAAGAATAAGCTGAAAAAGTCACACAGAACCATCAAACGCCCTGAGTTTGCAGCATTTTTGCTAACCTTACTGCCTTGGGTTTCGAGTGTCGGGCCATACTTGTTTGCTGAGACCAAAATTATATTGTGGAAATATATTATCGCGGTTGTGGCGGGCAGTGTGCCTTCCGCGGTTTTCTATGTATTTCTAGGCGACCGTATTTCACAGGGCAGCTATACGACAGCCATTGTGATGGGTGCGGTTGTGGCGGTCGCACTGGCGGTGGCTTTGATTTTCCGTAAGAGGTTGATGGCAGCATTGATGGAAGAGCCGCAGGCAGCGGCTGTTAGGGAAGAGCAGGTTTAA
- the dnaG gene encoding DNA primase gives MMFPPAFLDEVTFKTDIVELISGYTTLKSQGGRWIGLCPFHNEKTPSFNVTPEKQAYYCFGCGAGGGVVQFVQNVENLSFQEAIAFLASRVGLVLPEHTYDDRHKLITRLLDIHREAARWFHEQLRVHQSAADYLQRRRLSPAIVKRFGVGYAPDSWDALLKFLTAKGYSKDDLLKAGLIAKNQKGGYYDKFRHRIMFPILDVRKRVIAFGGRAIGAEAVKYLNSPETPIFSKSRELYALHEAKATKGGRIILTEGYLDTLALYQAGFDCAVASLGTAFTAHHAAMIARYAKEAVIAFDSDEAGKKAAARAAPILQMAGLNVRVLSLQGAKDPDEFIQLKGRDAFARLLDHAQTHADHSLAEIAMRHDLETDAGRVAFLKDAVAFIALLASPIEREVYTGRAAELAKVNHQVVAAEVERMLGKRRKQETRQSLRTVGGNTHGAKAKLFSAEEDLLRLLLTDPTLWDKLPPDFNEDKLSDPFAKDIFARLKQTRGGVSTLDLTQEQSGKLGKLLQKPSAAAPQAIKDCLTIIETQSGIAEAEGDDKVAILLERRRQQN, from the coding sequence ATGATGTTTCCTCCTGCATTCCTCGATGAGGTCACCTTCAAGACTGATATTGTCGAGCTGATTAGCGGTTACACGACCTTGAAAAGCCAAGGCGGGCGCTGGATCGGGCTTTGCCCGTTTCACAATGAGAAGACGCCGTCGTTTAACGTTACGCCGGAGAAGCAGGCTTACTATTGCTTCGGTTGTGGCGCGGGCGGTGGGGTTGTGCAGTTTGTGCAGAATGTCGAGAATCTCAGCTTTCAAGAGGCGATTGCCTTTTTGGCTTCGCGTGTCGGATTGGTGCTGCCTGAACACACGTACGATGATCGTCACAAGCTGATTACAAGGTTGCTTGATATTCATCGTGAGGCAGCGCGTTGGTTCCATGAGCAGCTGAGAGTCCACCAAAGTGCGGCCGATTATTTGCAGCGGCGTCGGTTATCGCCTGCTATTGTCAAGCGATTTGGTGTCGGTTACGCGCCCGACAGCTGGGACGCGTTGCTCAAATTCTTGACAGCCAAAGGGTACAGTAAGGATGATTTGCTCAAAGCCGGATTGATTGCCAAGAACCAAAAGGGCGGCTATTACGATAAGTTTCGGCACCGCATTATGTTCCCGATTTTGGACGTTCGTAAGCGGGTGATTGCTTTTGGCGGGCGGGCGATTGGTGCAGAGGCGGTGAAATATCTCAACTCGCCGGAAACGCCGATTTTCTCCAAAAGCCGTGAGCTATATGCCTTGCATGAGGCAAAAGCCACTAAGGGTGGACGGATTATTTTGACCGAAGGGTATCTCGATACGCTGGCGTTGTACCAGGCCGGGTTTGATTGCGCGGTTGCCAGCCTCGGCACAGCGTTTACGGCGCACCACGCCGCTATGATTGCGCGGTATGCAAAGGAGGCTGTCATTGCCTTTGACAGCGATGAGGCCGGCAAAAAAGCCGCTGCCCGTGCCGCACCCATTCTGCAAATGGCGGGGCTGAATGTGCGTGTGCTGTCGTTACAGGGGGCGAAAGATCCCGATGAGTTTATTCAGCTCAAAGGGCGGGATGCTTTCGCGCGGCTACTTGACCATGCACAGACGCATGCCGACCATTCGCTGGCCGAGATTGCAATGCGACACGATTTAGAGACCGATGCGGGACGTGTGGCATTTTTGAAAGATGCCGTTGCCTTTATTGCCTTGTTGGCCAGCCCCATTGAGCGCGAAGTATACACCGGGCGAGCGGCCGAGCTGGCCAAAGTCAACCATCAGGTAGTGGCAGCTGAAGTTGAGCGCATGTTGGGCAAGCGGCGCAAGCAAGAAACGAGGCAGTCATTGCGCACCGTCGGTGGCAATACACACGGTGCAAAGGCAAAATTGTTCAGTGCTGAGGAAGATTTGTTGCGCTTGCTGTTGACTGACCCCACATTGTGGGATAAGCTACCGCCCGACTTCAATGAGGACAAGCTGTCCGACCCGTTTGCAAAAGACATTTTCGCGCGGTTAAAGCAAACACGCGGCGGGGTGTCGACGCTTGACTTAACGCAAGAGCAGTCGGGCAAGTTGGGGAAACTGTTGCAAAAACCATCGGCCGCCGCACCGCAGGCAATCAAGGACTGCTTGACTATTATAGAAACGCAAAGCGGCATCGCGGAAGCAGAGGGCGACGATAAGGTTGCCATTTTGCTTGAACGCCGACGGCAACAGAATTGA
- a CDS encoding GNAT family N-acetyltransferase — translation MISLRKILNDDMLDECLTLQVKEEQRKHCANNMRSLAEAWLHDSIFRPFCIYKDEVMVGFVMLEYDEAEKECGIWRIMIDEKYQGMGYGKGAMNIVLEYIRSNPIFEIIYLHVKPDNGIAIKLYEELGFFIAGETDENGELPMVLKRTV, via the coding sequence ATGATTAGTTTAAGAAAAATATTGAATGATGATATGCTTGATGAATGTCTTACCCTTCAAGTGAAAGAAGAGCAAAGAAAACATTGCGCCAATAATATGCGCTCGTTAGCCGAGGCATGGCTGCATGATTCAATTTTTCGCCCATTTTGTATTTATAAAGATGAAGTAATGGTTGGGTTTGTAATGCTCGAATATGATGAGGCAGAGAAAGAATGTGGAATATGGAGAATCATGATTGACGAAAAATATCAAGGAATGGGATATGGAAAAGGTGCGATGAACATTGTTTTGGAATATATTAGAAGTAATCCCATATTTGAAATTATATATTTGCATGTAAAGCCTGATAATGGCATTGCGATAAAACTGTATGAGGAATTGGGCTTTTTTATTGCAGGCGAAACAGATGAAAATGGCGAGCTTCCAATGGTATTGAAGCGCACAGTATAA
- a CDS encoding glutamate decarboxylase, with translation MSQDCTAPVPKYTFPEQSMLPEAAEQIVRDESMLDGNARLNLATFVTTWMDERADKLYAEAYDKNAIDKDEYPQTAAIEMYCWRMLADLWHAPNPEIAVGCSTTGSSEACMLGGLALKRRWQEQRRVAGKPADKPNLVMSSAVQVCWEKFCNFFDIEPRYVPISWEHKVLDGHDLARYVDENTIGVVAILGVTYTGMYEPVEKIAAVLDDIEASTGLDIKIHVDGASGAMIAPFAQPELVWDFRLPRVVSINTSGHKYGLVYPGVGWIVWRDAALLPDSLVFKVDYLGGDMPTFALNFSRPGAQILLQYWAFLRYGYEGYKAVQDETMRVAQYLANEIAGIGPFTLWNDASDIPVFAWMLKSDPARNWTLYDLSDRLRMKGWQVPAYPMPDGLTDITVQRIVVRNGLSMDLAGRLIDDIRAHVAHLEETNVKTSARPNAVFHH, from the coding sequence ATGTCTCAAGACTGCACAGCCCCCGTACCAAAATACACTTTCCCTGAGCAATCCATGTTGCCCGAGGCGGCCGAGCAAATTGTGCGTGACGAGTCCATGCTCGACGGCAACGCCCGCCTAAATTTGGCGACTTTTGTCACAACGTGGATGGACGAGCGCGCCGACAAACTTTACGCCGAGGCGTATGATAAAAACGCCATCGATAAAGACGAATATCCCCAGACGGCGGCCATTGAGATGTATTGCTGGCGCATGCTGGCCGATCTTTGGCACGCGCCTAATCCGGAAATTGCCGTCGGTTGTTCGACTACCGGCTCATCTGAGGCGTGTATGTTAGGCGGACTGGCGCTTAAACGCCGCTGGCAAGAGCAGCGCCGTGTGGCGGGCAAGCCGGCGGACAAACCCAATCTCGTCATGAGCAGTGCCGTGCAAGTCTGTTGGGAAAAGTTCTGCAATTTTTTCGACATTGAACCGCGCTACGTGCCCATCAGTTGGGAGCATAAAGTACTTGATGGTCATGACTTAGCACGATACGTCGATGAAAATACCATTGGTGTGGTCGCTATCCTTGGCGTGACATACACCGGCATGTATGAGCCGGTCGAAAAAATCGCGGCAGTGCTGGATGATATTGAAGCGTCGACGGGGCTTGACATCAAAATCCATGTTGATGGTGCATCAGGTGCCATGATTGCGCCCTTTGCACAGCCCGAACTGGTTTGGGATTTTCGGCTGCCGCGCGTCGTATCTATCAACACATCGGGACACAAGTATGGGCTGGTTTACCCCGGTGTAGGCTGGATCGTTTGGCGTGATGCCGCTTTGCTGCCCGACAGCCTTGTCTTTAAAGTTGACTATCTGGGCGGCGATATGCCGACTTTCGCATTAAATTTTTCACGCCCTGGTGCGCAAATCCTGCTGCAATATTGGGCGTTTCTGCGCTACGGCTACGAAGGATATAAAGCTGTGCAAGATGAAACGATGCGCGTCGCGCAATACCTGGCCAATGAAATTGCCGGTATTGGCCCGTTCACGCTTTGGAATGACGCGTCGGATATTCCCGTTTTTGCATGGATGCTGAAATCAGATCCGGCGCGCAATTGGACACTGTACGATTTATCCGACCGCCTGCGTATGAAAGGCTGGCAAGTGCCCGCCTACCCCATGCCCGACGGCTTGACTGATATCACTGTCCAGCGCATTGTCGTGCGTAACGGGCTGAGCATGGACTTAGCGGGGCGGTTGATTGACGACATCCGTGCCCACGTCGCGCACCTAGAAGAAACAAATGTAAAAACGTCCGCCCGCCCCAATGCGGTATTCCATCATTAA
- a CDS encoding MIP family channel protein, with amino-acid sequence MSSNTNKKYISEIVGTMVLVFMGCGSAVFLGADVSGGHLAVALAFGLSIVAMAYVIGGVSGCHINPAVSLGALLDKRISLSDFCGYVISQIFGATIGAGLLYVMSNIANIDHTGNLGSNLTANAGGIGGAFLIEVILTFIFVLVILGVTADKSKGAVAGIVIGLTLTFVHIVGIPLTGTSVNPARSIGPALFAGGTALNDLWVFIAAPLIGAALAVIVYTAVKVKEDTVS; translated from the coding sequence ATGTCAAGTAATACGAATAAAAAGTACATATCGGAAATCGTTGGTACAATGGTCTTGGTCTTCATGGGCTGCGGCAGCGCGGTATTCTTGGGTGCAGATGTCAGTGGCGGACATTTAGCGGTTGCACTCGCATTTGGCCTTTCTATTGTGGCAATGGCATACGTCATCGGCGGCGTATCAGGCTGCCACATCAATCCCGCTGTTTCATTAGGTGCATTGTTAGACAAGCGCATTAGCTTATCCGATTTTTGCGGCTATGTTATCTCGCAAATTTTCGGCGCGACCATCGGTGCGGGGCTGTTGTACGTGATGTCTAATATTGCAAACATAGACCATACCGGAAATCTCGGTTCAAATCTTACGGCCAATGCCGGCGGCATTGGCGGCGCGTTTCTTATCGAGGTGATTCTCACCTTCATTTTCGTGTTGGTTATCCTCGGCGTGACTGCCGACAAATCCAAAGGCGCGGTTGCCGGTATCGTTATCGGCTTGACCCTTACCTTTGTGCATATCGTAGGCATTCCGTTGACAGGCACATCTGTCAACCCGGCCCGCAGCATCGGCCCGGCGCTTTTCGCAGGCGGCACAGCATTGAACGACCTTTGGGTGTTTATTGCCGCCCCACTCATCGGCGCGGCATTGGCTGTCATTGTTTATACAGCAGTTAAAGTCAAAGAGGACACAGTTTCCTAA
- a CDS encoding HD domain-containing protein, with protein MGDVVVTEKLASQLKFLAAADGLKSVQRQTWLLDKTRQENSAEHSWHFALMAMTLFEHCGIEGVDLNRVIKMAIVHDLVEVYAGDAPAFDKSAQVGKEAKEQAAADKLFGLLSAAQAAEYRTLWEEFDAMQTPDALYAAAIDVLQSFYNQYNTGGPAWIKYHGTVEQAYKRMLPVKAALPSLWNYIEVAIADATAKGWLIP; from the coding sequence ATGGGGGACGTGGTTGTGACGGAGAAATTGGCTAGTCAGCTAAAATTCCTGGCTGCAGCAGATGGATTAAAATCAGTGCAGCGCCAAACGTGGTTGCTCGACAAAACACGACAGGAAAACAGTGCCGAGCACTCGTGGCACTTCGCCCTGATGGCTATGACGCTGTTTGAACATTGCGGCATTGAAGGCGTCGATCTCAACCGCGTCATAAAAATGGCAATTGTGCATGATTTAGTGGAAGTGTATGCCGGCGACGCCCCGGCTTTCGACAAATCCGCTCAAGTCGGTAAAGAAGCCAAAGAACAAGCCGCCGCCGACAAACTATTCGGTCTGCTCTCCGCCGCGCAAGCCGCCGAGTACCGAACCTTATGGGAGGAGTTCGACGCCATGCAAACTCCGGACGCCTTGTACGCCGCAGCCATTGATGTCCTGCAATCCTTTTACAATCAATACAACACCGGCGGCCCGGCCTGGATAAAATACCATGGCACTGTTGAACAAGCCTATAAACGCATGCTGCCTGTCAAAGCAGCGCTGCCCTCACTCTGGAATTATATCGAAGTCGCCATCGCTGATGCCACTGCAAAAGGCTGGCTGATTCCGTAG